One genomic segment of Streptomyces sp. RerS4 includes these proteins:
- a CDS encoding peptidase inhibitor family I36 protein produces MLLRRAAVAAFGAFTLLLAVPSSASAAVGEFQYTFVTPDGTPQRAVLNDPVSGECITLPEAADPGADPAHSPRNRTTSTATVFVEPDCSGDWFTLRPLTGRGSERLKLRSVVFS; encoded by the coding sequence ATGCTTCTTCGCCGCGCCGCCGTCGCCGCTTTCGGCGCCTTCACGCTCCTGCTGGCCGTTCCGTCCTCCGCCTCGGCCGCGGTGGGGGAGTTCCAGTACACCTTCGTCACCCCGGACGGCACCCCGCAGCGGGCGGTGCTGAACGACCCGGTGAGCGGTGAGTGCATCACGCTGCCCGAGGCGGCCGACCCCGGCGCCGACCCCGCCCACTCCCCGCGCAACCGGACCACCTCGACGGCGACGGTGTTCGTCGAACCGGACTGCTCGGGCGACTGGTTCACGCTGCGGCCGCTCACGGGCCGCGGCTCCGAGCGGCTGAAGCTCCGGTCGGTCGTCTTCAGCTGA
- a CDS encoding LysR family transcriptional regulator, with the protein MGNEEWVPLAHRVPDLGALELLLAVARVGSLSGAARRLGITQPAASSRIRAMEARLGVALVDRSPRGSTLTAEGALVTDWARRVVEAAEAFDAGAQALRGRRDSRLRVAASMTIAEYLLPGWLIALRGDRPGTAVSLHAGNSADVAQRVLAHEADLGFVEGLSVPDGLDSAVIAQDRLVVAVAPSHPWARRTRGVEAAELAATPLILRERGSGTRQVLDAALADAGGLAEPLLELASTTAVKGAAVSGAGPCVLSELALGDELAARRLVGVPVVAAALDRALRAVWPTGSRPAGPARDLLSLTRGRAQGVSGAARP; encoded by the coding sequence ATGGGTAATGAGGAGTGGGTTCCGCTGGCGCACCGCGTGCCGGACCTGGGCGCGCTGGAACTGCTGCTCGCGGTGGCGCGGGTGGGCAGCCTGAGCGGGGCGGCGCGCCGGCTGGGCATCACGCAGCCCGCCGCGAGCAGCCGGATCCGGGCGATGGAGGCCCGGCTCGGGGTGGCCCTGGTGGACCGCTCGCCGCGCGGCTCGACGCTCACGGCGGAGGGCGCGCTCGTCACGGACTGGGCCCGACGGGTGGTCGAGGCGGCCGAGGCCTTCGACGCCGGGGCGCAGGCGCTACGGGGCCGGCGCGACTCGCGGCTGCGGGTGGCGGCCAGCATGACCATCGCGGAGTACCTGCTGCCCGGCTGGTTGATCGCCCTGCGCGGGGACCGGCCGGGCACGGCGGTGTCCCTGCACGCGGGGAACTCGGCGGACGTCGCCCAGCGGGTGCTCGCCCACGAGGCGGACCTCGGCTTCGTGGAGGGGCTGTCGGTGCCCGACGGCCTGGACTCGGCGGTCATCGCGCAGGACCGCCTGGTGGTGGCCGTGGCCCCCTCGCACCCCTGGGCGCGGCGCACGCGGGGCGTGGAGGCGGCGGAGCTGGCGGCGACCCCGCTGATCCTGCGCGAGCGCGGGTCGGGCACCCGGCAGGTGCTGGACGCCGCGCTGGCCGACGCCGGGGGACTGGCGGAACCGCTGCTGGAGCTGGCGTCGACCACCGCCGTCAAGGGGGCGGCGGTGAGCGGGGCCGGCCCGTGCGTCCTGTCGGAGCTCGCGCTCGGGGACGAACTGGCGGCCCGCCGCCTGGTGGGGGTGCCGGTGGTCGCCGCCGCCCTCGACCGCGCCCTGCGGGCGGTGTGGCCCACGGGCTCCCGCCCGGCGGGCCCGGCCCGCGACCTGCTGTCCCTGACGCGGGGGCGGGCCCAGGGGGTGTCCGGCGCGGCCCGGCCCTGA
- a CDS encoding TDT family transporter, whose protein sequence is MVTTLVHPRTTPARPAARTHKAPALRHLGPNWYASVMGTAIIANAGAGLPYQLPGQRVACQIVWALSAVALAVLLTARAGHWLHHRDQARAHLLDPAVAPFYGCLSMALLAVGGGTLIVGKDLVGEGAAVAIDAVLFTAGTAIGLLMAVVVPYLMVVRHKVEASQATPVWLLPVVAPMVSAALGPLLVPHLPAGQPREAMLLACYAMFGISLLATLLMLPLIFGRLIVSGPLPLALTPALFLVLGPLGQSTTAVNQLADVAPDAIAAPYAGALGAFAVVYGVPVLGFALLWLALAAAMLVRAARAGMGFAMTWWALTFPVGTCVTGATGLARHTGLTAFSWLAAALFLALVTAWVLAAGHTLRGLFTGRLLAAPR, encoded by the coding sequence ATGGTCACCACCCTCGTGCACCCCCGCACCACCCCCGCCCGACCCGCGGCCCGGACCCACAAGGCCCCCGCGCTGCGCCACCTCGGCCCCAACTGGTACGCGTCCGTCATGGGCACGGCCATCATCGCCAACGCCGGCGCCGGCCTCCCGTACCAGCTCCCCGGACAGCGCGTGGCCTGCCAGATCGTCTGGGCGCTGTCCGCCGTGGCCCTCGCCGTGCTCCTGACCGCCCGTGCCGGGCACTGGCTTCACCACCGTGACCAGGCCCGTGCCCATCTGCTCGACCCCGCCGTGGCGCCCTTCTACGGCTGCCTCTCGATGGCCCTGCTGGCCGTCGGCGGCGGCACCCTGATCGTGGGCAAGGACCTCGTCGGCGAGGGCGCGGCCGTGGCGATCGACGCCGTCCTCTTCACCGCCGGCACCGCCATCGGTCTGCTCATGGCGGTCGTGGTGCCCTACCTGATGGTGGTCCGCCACAAGGTCGAGGCCTCCCAGGCCACGCCCGTCTGGCTGCTGCCCGTCGTCGCGCCCATGGTCTCCGCCGCCCTGGGCCCCCTGCTCGTCCCCCACCTGCCCGCCGGTCAGCCCCGCGAGGCCATGCTGCTGGCCTGCTACGCGATGTTCGGCATCAGCCTGCTCGCCACGCTGCTGATGCTGCCCCTGATCTTCGGCCGGCTGATCGTCAGCGGTCCCCTGCCCCTGGCGCTGACCCCCGCCCTGTTCCTGGTGCTGGGCCCCCTCGGCCAGTCGACCACCGCCGTGAACCAGCTCGCCGACGTCGCCCCCGACGCCATCGCGGCCCCCTACGCCGGCGCCCTCGGCGCCTTCGCGGTGGTCTACGGGGTCCCCGTGCTCGGCTTCGCCCTGCTGTGGCTGGCCCTGGCCGCCGCGATGCTCGTACGGGCCGCCCGCGCCGGGATGGGCTTCGCGATGACCTGGTGGGCCCTGACCTTCCCCGTCGGCACCTGCGTCACCGGCGCCACCGGCCTGGCCCGGCACACCGGGCTCACCGCCTTCTCGTGGCTGGCCGCGGCGCTCTTCCTGGCCCTGGTCACCGCCTGGGTGCTCGCCGCCGGCCACACCCTGCGCGGCCTGTTCACCGGCCGCCTGCTCGCCGCGCCCCGCTGA
- a CDS encoding helical backbone metal receptor: MRVVSLVPSLTEAVAVSAPGLLVGVTGWCTHPADLGDAVRIGGTKNPDVRAIVELRPDLVIANEEENRAPDLAALRAAGVQVLVTEVRDLAQAWAELDRVLVGALGLRRPAWLARAEAAWAAVAASEPPVDAFVPVWRRPWMVLGRDTFAGDLLARLGVRNVFAGHPERYPKVAAAELAASGCPLVVLPDEPYRFTAQDGPEAFPGIRAALVSGRHLTWYGPSLEEAPQVLAAALAQAL, translated from the coding sequence GTGCGCGTCGTCTCGCTCGTCCCGTCCCTGACGGAGGCCGTCGCGGTGTCCGCGCCCGGACTGCTGGTCGGGGTGACCGGCTGGTGCACGCACCCGGCCGACCTCGGGGACGCGGTACGGATCGGCGGTACCAAGAACCCCGACGTACGGGCCATCGTGGAGCTGCGGCCCGATCTGGTCATCGCCAACGAGGAGGAGAACCGGGCCCCCGACCTGGCCGCGCTGCGCGCCGCCGGGGTGCAGGTGCTCGTCACCGAGGTCCGGGACCTGGCGCAGGCGTGGGCCGAGCTGGACCGGGTGCTGGTGGGGGCGCTGGGGCTGCGCCGGCCGGCGTGGTTGGCCAGGGCGGAGGCGGCCTGGGCGGCGGTGGCGGCGTCCGAGCCCCCGGTGGACGCCTTCGTGCCGGTGTGGCGGCGGCCGTGGATGGTCCTGGGCCGCGACACCTTCGCGGGGGACCTGCTCGCGCGACTCGGCGTACGCAACGTCTTCGCGGGCCACCCGGAGCGGTACCCGAAGGTGGCGGCGGCGGAGCTCGCGGCGAGCGGCTGCCCCCTGGTGGTGCTCCCGGACGAGCCGTACCGCTTCACCGCGCAGGACGGCCCGGAGGCCTTTCCGGGCATCCGGGCCGCGCTGGTGAGCGGTCGCCACCTGACCTGGTACGGGCCCTCGCTGGAGGAGGCGCCGCAGGTGCTGGCGGCGGCGCTGGCGCAGGCGCTCTGA
- a CDS encoding XRE family transcriptional regulator has protein sequence MGVAVRKRRRALHLTLAAVSARSGLSVPFLSQIENERARPSMRSLERVADALETTAVDLLAASDTARTVDLVRAGDDSGLTPMKGVRPLVRGHHQLHALEFSGDQDAGREYQHRNDELMYVVSGACQVEAEGRAYRLESGDALFLSGGVRHRWRAVSEDTRLLVVAVGEHIHATSEPPAPGR, from the coding sequence GTGGGCGTCGCCGTACGCAAGCGGCGCCGCGCCCTCCACCTGACCCTGGCCGCGGTGTCGGCGCGCAGTGGCCTGTCCGTTCCCTTCCTGAGCCAGATAGAGAACGAACGGGCCCGCCCCAGCATGCGTTCCCTGGAGCGGGTCGCCGACGCCCTGGAGACCACCGCCGTCGACCTGCTGGCCGCCTCCGACACCGCGCGCACCGTCGACCTCGTCCGCGCCGGCGACGACTCCGGCCTCACGCCGATGAAGGGCGTACGCCCCCTCGTGCGCGGCCACCACCAACTGCACGCGCTGGAATTCAGCGGGGACCAGGACGCCGGCCGCGAGTACCAGCACCGCAACGACGAGCTGATGTACGTGGTCTCCGGCGCCTGCCAGGTGGAGGCGGAAGGACGCGCCTACCGGCTGGAGAGCGGGGACGCGCTGTTCCTCTCCGGCGGGGTGCGCCACCGCTGGAGGGCCGTCAGCGAGGACACCCGGCTGCTGGTCGTGGCCGTCGGCGAGCACATCCACGCCACCTCCGAGCCGCCCGCGCCGGGCCGCTGA
- a CDS encoding 5'-3' exonuclease: MLLDTASLYFRAYFGVPDSVKAPDGTPVNAVRGLLDFIGRLVQDHHPDDLVACMDADWRPHWRVELIPSYKAHRVAVESEVGPDVEETPDTLTPQVPVIEAALDAFGIARVGVAGYEADDVIGTLTARATGPVDIVTGDRDLFQLVDDARQRRVLYPLKGVGSLQVTDEAWLREKYGVDGPGYADLALLRGDPSDGLPGVPGIGEKTAAKLLDTFGSLAGIIAAIDDPKAKLTPTQRKRLDESRPYLAVAPKVVRVADDVPLPAFDPTLPRAPRYPEVVDVLAHQWGLGGAVSRLSSALRP, translated from the coding sequence ATGCTCCTGGACACCGCCTCCCTCTACTTCCGCGCCTACTTCGGCGTGCCGGACTCCGTGAAGGCCCCCGACGGCACGCCCGTCAACGCCGTGCGCGGACTGCTCGACTTCATCGGACGGCTCGTCCAGGACCACCACCCCGACGACCTGGTGGCCTGCATGGACGCCGACTGGCGCCCGCACTGGCGCGTGGAGCTGATCCCCTCCTACAAGGCGCACCGGGTCGCCGTGGAGAGCGAGGTCGGGCCCGACGTCGAGGAGACCCCGGACACCCTGACCCCCCAGGTGCCGGTCATCGAGGCGGCGTTGGACGCGTTCGGGATCGCCCGCGTCGGGGTCGCCGGCTACGAGGCGGACGACGTGATCGGCACCCTCACGGCCCGCGCGACCGGGCCGGTGGACATCGTCACGGGCGACCGGGACCTCTTCCAGCTGGTGGACGACGCCCGGCAGCGCCGCGTCCTCTACCCGCTCAAGGGCGTGGGCAGCCTCCAGGTGACGGACGAGGCATGGCTGCGCGAGAAGTACGGGGTCGACGGCCCCGGGTACGCGGACCTGGCGCTGCTGCGCGGCGACCCGAGCGACGGCCTGCCGGGCGTTCCCGGTATCGGGGAGAAGACGGCGGCCAAGCTCCTGGACACCTTCGGCAGCCTCGCGGGGATCATCGCGGCGATCGACGACCCGAAGGCGAAGCTGACCCCCACTCAGCGCAAGCGGCTCGACGAATCCCGCCCCTACCTGGCGGTGGCCCCCAAGGTCGTCCGAGTGGCCGACGACGTGCCGCTCCCGGCCTTCGATCCCACGCTCCCGCGCGCCCCGAGGTATCCCGAAGTGGTCGACGTGCTCGCCCATCAGTGGGGTTTGGGAGGAGCGGTGTCACGTCTGAGCAGCGCGCTGCGCCCATGA
- a CDS encoding siderophore-interacting protein — protein sequence MAEGRARTVGTAVVVRTERLTPHMVRIVLGGDGLAGFGAGVYTDHYVKLLFAPEGVRYAEPWDLDAIRAAHPREEWPRQRAYTVRAWDATRRELTLDFVVHGDEGLAGPWAARVQPGEPVRFLGPGGAYAPDPLAGWHLLVGDESALPAIAAAMERMPHGANVRAFVEVEGPADEQPVTTPDGIAPVWLHRAGRPVGSALLEAVTTMVFPSADVQAFVHGEAGFVKELRRHLRLDRGVARERLSISGYWRQGETDEGWRAIKRDWNATVEAEQELRTPAAA from the coding sequence GTGGCAGAAGGACGCGCCCGCACTGTCGGCACCGCCGTCGTCGTACGTACCGAGCGGCTCACGCCGCACATGGTCCGCATCGTGCTGGGCGGTGACGGGCTGGCCGGCTTCGGCGCGGGCGTGTACACCGACCACTACGTCAAACTCCTGTTCGCGCCCGAGGGCGTGCGGTACGCCGAACCCTGGGACCTCGACGCGATCCGAGCGGCCCACCCCCGCGAGGAGTGGCCGCGCCAGCGCGCGTACACGGTCCGCGCCTGGGATGCGACCCGACGCGAACTGACCCTGGACTTCGTCGTCCACGGCGACGAGGGCCTGGCCGGCCCGTGGGCGGCCCGCGTCCAGCCGGGCGAGCCCGTACGATTCCTCGGCCCCGGCGGCGCCTACGCCCCGGACCCGCTGGCCGGCTGGCACCTCCTCGTCGGCGACGAGAGCGCGCTCCCGGCCATCGCGGCGGCCATGGAGCGGATGCCGCACGGCGCGAACGTACGGGCCTTCGTGGAGGTCGAGGGCCCGGCCGACGAGCAGCCCGTCACCACCCCGGACGGCATCGCGCCGGTGTGGCTGCACCGGGCCGGGCGCCCGGTGGGCTCCGCCCTGCTGGAGGCCGTCACCACGATGGTGTTCCCGTCCGCCGACGTACAGGCGTTCGTCCACGGCGAGGCCGGCTTCGTGAAGGAACTCCGCCGCCACCTGCGCCTGGACCGTGGCGTCGCCCGCGAGCGCCTGTCCATCTCGGGCTACTGGCGTCAGGGCGAGACCGACGAGGGCTGGCGCGCGATCAAGCGCGACTGGAACGCCACCGTCGAAGCCGAGCAGGAACTGCGCACCCCCGCCGCGGCCTGA
- a CDS encoding pseudouridine synthase: MSRRSHIPPAPLPQQSGIDPVRMRLPPDPEGRWPVLGAYLTERYAGTRGAEAMARLLAAGRVLGVGGRVLRPEDPYEPGGWLWFHRDMPPEPVVPFPIRVVHRDRHLLVVDKPHFLATTPRGSHVTQTALARLREELDLPTLSPAHRLDRMTAGLVMFSIRPEDRGAYQLLFQERRVHKEYEALAPYDATVELPRLVRSNIEKVRGLIAVIEHPDAEPNSESLVELAETRAGLGRYRLTPHTGRTHQLRVHMSGLGLPILGDPVYPVVAVETAPTDFRRPLQLLAKTLSFTDPVTGRAHRLESGLTLQAWDDPAGWEAGPPPAC; encoded by the coding sequence ATGAGCCGCAGATCCCACATCCCGCCCGCGCCCCTGCCGCAGCAGTCCGGCATCGACCCGGTCCGCATGCGCCTGCCCCCCGACCCCGAGGGCAGGTGGCCGGTGCTCGGCGCGTACCTGACCGAGCGCTACGCCGGCACGCGCGGCGCCGAGGCGATGGCGCGGCTGCTCGCGGCGGGCCGGGTGCTCGGCGTCGGCGGTCGGGTGCTGCGCCCGGAGGACCCGTACGAGCCGGGCGGCTGGCTCTGGTTCCACCGGGACATGCCGCCCGAGCCGGTGGTTCCGTTCCCGATCCGCGTCGTACACCGGGACCGGCACCTGCTGGTGGTGGACAAGCCGCACTTCCTGGCGACCACCCCGCGCGGCAGCCACGTCACCCAGACCGCCCTGGCCCGGCTGCGCGAGGAGCTGGACCTGCCCACCCTCAGCCCGGCGCACCGGCTGGACCGGATGACGGCCGGACTGGTGATGTTCAGCATCCGCCCCGAGGACCGGGGCGCCTACCAGCTGCTGTTCCAGGAGCGTCGGGTCCACAAGGAGTACGAGGCCCTCGCCCCGTACGACGCGACCGTGGAGCTGCCGCGGCTGGTCCGCAGCAACATCGAGAAGGTGCGCGGGCTGATCGCGGTGATCGAGCACCCGGACGCCGAGCCCAACTCCGAGAGCCTGGTCGAACTCGCCGAGACCCGCGCCGGCCTCGGCCGCTACCGGCTGACCCCGCACACCGGCCGCACCCACCAGCTGCGGGTCCACATGAGCGGCCTGGGGCTGCCCATCCTCGGCGACCCGGTCTACCCGGTCGTCGCCGTCGAGACCGCTCCGACGGACTTCCGCCGCCCCCTCCAGCTGCTGGCCAAGACCCTGTCCTTCACCGATCCGGTCACGGGCCGGGCACACCGCCTGGAGTCGGGGCTCACCCTCCAGGCCTGGGACGACCCCGCGGGCTGGGAGGCGGGCCCCCCGCCGGCCTGTTAG
- a CDS encoding TetR/AcrR family transcriptional regulator — MSGGTDEGPRRVGRPRADLRAPTGRPPREELLCAAAELFTARGYAATTTRAVAERAGMRQATMYHYFAGKEELLAELLESTVAPSLALARRLLADTARPAALRLWELCRSDVLLLCGGPYNLGALYLLPELLGARFGRFHRMREELRDSYRALLRATDIGDELAGDRSALSLRNDLVFGLIEGVMLVRRSDPARPVAAFAEAAADAALRVAGLAGGRPKGGPPNRPAGGPPPSPRGRPRPGG, encoded by the coding sequence ATGAGTGGGGGAACGGACGAAGGACCGAGACGGGTCGGTCGGCCACGCGCCGATCTGAGGGCGCCGACCGGCCGGCCGCCGCGCGAGGAACTCCTGTGCGCGGCGGCCGAGCTGTTCACGGCGCGGGGATACGCGGCCACCACCACACGGGCGGTGGCCGAACGGGCCGGGATGCGCCAGGCCACGATGTACCACTACTTCGCCGGCAAGGAGGAACTCCTCGCCGAGCTGCTGGAGTCGACGGTCGCGCCCTCGCTGGCCCTCGCGCGCCGGCTCCTGGCCGACACCGCACGGCCGGCCGCGCTGCGGCTGTGGGAGCTGTGCCGTTCGGACGTGCTCCTGCTGTGCGGGGGCCCGTACAACCTGGGCGCTCTCTACCTGTTGCCCGAGTTGCTGGGGGCGCGGTTCGGGCGGTTCCACCGGATGCGGGAGGAACTGCGCGACAGCTACCGGGCGTTGCTGCGCGCCACCGACATAGGCGACGAACTGGCCGGGGACAGGTCCGCCCTGTCGCTCCGCAACGACCTGGTCTTCGGCCTGATCGAGGGCGTCATGCTCGTCCGCCGCTCCGACCCGGCCCGCCCGGTGGCCGCCTTCGCCGAGGCCGCCGCCGACGCGGCGCTGCGCGTCGCGGGCCTCGCGGGGGGCCGGCCCAAGGGCGGTCCGCCTAACAGGCCGGCGGGGGGCCCGCCTCCCAGCCCGCGGGGTCGTCCCAGGCCTGGAGGGTGA
- a CDS encoding DEAD/DEAH box helicase, with protein sequence MTEELSPAERYAAARIRAAEEATALAPFREMYEFDLDPYQIEACKALEAGKGVLVAAPTGSGKTIVGEFAVHLALQQGRKCFYTTPIKALSNQKYADLVKRYGAARVGLLTGDNSVNGDAPVVVMTTEVLRNMLYAGSQVLGGLGYVVMDEVHYLSDRFRGAVWEEVIIHLPESVTLVSLSATVSNAEEFGDWLDTVRGDTEVIVSEERPVPLWQHVMAGRRIYDLFEEESDHGGRGSGRREVNPDLLRMAREENSRTYSPKDRRRGKMVREADRERERRSRNRIWTPGRPEVIARLDGDDLLPAINFIFSRAGCEAAVQQCLYAGLRLNDDTARLRVREIVEERTASIPAEDLHVLGYYEWLEGLERGIAAHHAGMLPTFKEVVEELFVRGLVKAVFATETLALGINMPARTVILEKLVKWNGEQHADITPGEYTQLTGRAGRRGIDVEGHAVVLWQRGMDPVQLAGLAGTRTYPLRSSFKPSYNMAVNLVSQFGRHRSRELLETSFAQFQADRSVVGISKQVQRNEEGLEGYREGMTCHLGDFEEYARLRRELKDRENDLAKQGAAQRRAQAATALERLKPGDVIHVPTGKFAGLALVLDPGVPAGRVHGRGQEYHEGPRPLVLTAERQVKRLAAIDFPVPVEALDRMRIPKTFNARSPQSRRDLATALRNKAGHLVPERHRPGRAAAADDREITRLRTALRAHPCHGCDEREDHARWAERYHRLRRDTQQLERRIEGRTNTIARTFDRIHALLTELDYLREDEVTVHGKRLARLYGELDLLASECLREGVWEGLNPAELAACVSALVFEARQSDDAVPPKVPGGAAKAALGEMVRIWGRLDALEEEYRINQAEGVGQREPDLGFAWAAYQWASDKSLDEVLREAEMPAGDFVRWCKQVIDVLGQIAAAAPVNTAPASSGSGSTVARNARKAVDALLRGVVAYSSLG encoded by the coding sequence ATGACCGAAGAACTCTCACCCGCCGAGCGGTACGCCGCTGCCCGGATCCGCGCCGCCGAAGAGGCCACCGCCCTGGCCCCCTTCCGCGAGATGTACGAATTCGATCTGGACCCGTACCAGATCGAGGCCTGCAAGGCACTGGAGGCCGGCAAGGGCGTCCTGGTGGCCGCCCCGACCGGCTCGGGCAAGACCATCGTCGGCGAGTTCGCCGTCCACCTCGCCCTCCAGCAGGGCCGCAAGTGCTTCTACACGACACCCATCAAGGCCCTGTCGAACCAGAAGTACGCGGACCTCGTCAAGCGCTACGGCGCCGCCCGCGTGGGCCTGCTGACCGGCGACAACAGCGTCAACGGCGACGCCCCCGTGGTCGTGATGACCACCGAGGTCCTGCGCAACATGCTCTACGCCGGCTCCCAGGTCCTCGGCGGCCTCGGCTACGTGGTCATGGACGAGGTGCACTACCTCTCCGACCGCTTCCGCGGCGCCGTCTGGGAGGAAGTGATCATCCACCTCCCCGAGTCGGTCACCCTCGTATCGCTGTCCGCGACCGTCTCCAACGCCGAGGAGTTCGGCGACTGGCTCGACACCGTGCGCGGCGACACCGAGGTGATCGTCTCCGAGGAGCGGCCCGTACCGCTGTGGCAGCACGTCATGGCCGGCCGGAGGATCTACGACCTCTTCGAGGAGGAGTCCGACCACGGAGGCCGCGGCTCCGGCCGCCGCGAGGTCAACCCCGACCTGCTGCGGATGGCCCGCGAGGAGAACAGCCGCACCTACAGCCCCAAGGACCGGCGGCGCGGCAAGATGGTCCGCGAGGCCGACCGCGAGCGCGAACGCCGCTCCCGCAACCGTATCTGGACCCCCGGCCGCCCCGAGGTCATCGCCCGCCTCGACGGCGACGACCTGCTCCCGGCCATCAACTTCATCTTCAGCCGGGCCGGCTGCGAGGCCGCCGTCCAGCAGTGCCTGTACGCGGGTCTGCGGCTCAACGACGACACCGCCCGCCTGAGGGTCCGTGAGATCGTCGAGGAGCGCACCGCCTCCATCCCCGCCGAGGACCTGCACGTCCTCGGCTACTACGAATGGCTCGAAGGCCTGGAGCGGGGCATCGCCGCCCACCACGCGGGCATGCTGCCGACCTTCAAGGAGGTCGTGGAGGAGCTGTTCGTCCGCGGCCTCGTCAAGGCCGTCTTCGCCACCGAGACCCTCGCGCTGGGCATCAACATGCCCGCCCGCACGGTCATCCTGGAGAAGCTCGTCAAGTGGAACGGCGAGCAGCACGCCGACATCACCCCCGGCGAGTACACGCAGCTCACCGGCCGGGCCGGGCGGCGCGGCATCGACGTCGAGGGCCACGCGGTGGTGCTGTGGCAGCGGGGCATGGACCCGGTGCAGCTCGCCGGGCTCGCGGGTACCCGTACGTATCCGCTGCGCTCCAGCTTCAAGCCCTCGTACAACATGGCCGTCAACCTGGTCTCGCAGTTCGGGCGGCACCGCTCGCGCGAACTCCTGGAGACCTCCTTCGCGCAGTTCCAGGCCGACCGCTCCGTCGTCGGCATCTCCAAGCAGGTCCAGCGCAACGAGGAGGGCCTCGAAGGCTACCGGGAGGGCATGACCTGCCACCTCGGCGACTTCGAGGAGTACGCGCGGCTGCGCCGCGAACTCAAGGACCGCGAGAACGACCTGGCCAAGCAGGGCGCCGCCCAGCGCCGGGCGCAGGCCGCCACCGCGCTGGAGCGGCTCAAGCCGGGCGACGTCATCCACGTACCGACGGGCAAGTTCGCCGGTCTCGCGCTGGTCCTGGACCCGGGCGTGCCGGCCGGGCGCGTCCACGGCCGCGGACAGGAGTACCACGAGGGACCGCGCCCGCTGGTGCTCACCGCCGAGCGGCAGGTCAAGCGGCTCGCCGCGATCGACTTCCCGGTCCCCGTCGAGGCCCTCGACCGGATGCGGATCCCGAAGACGTTCAACGCGCGCTCGCCGCAGTCCCGCCGGGACCTGGCGACCGCGCTGCGCAACAAGGCCGGGCACCTCGTCCCCGAGCGGCACCGCCCCGGCCGGGCCGCCGCGGCCGACGACCGCGAGATCACCCGCCTGCGTACGGCGCTGCGCGCGCACCCCTGCCACGGCTGCGACGAACGCGAGGACCACGCCCGCTGGGCGGAGCGCTACCACCGGCTCAGGCGCGACACGCAGCAGTTGGAGCGGCGCATCGAGGGCCGGACGAACACCATCGCCCGCACCTTCGACCGGATCCACGCCCTGCTCACCGAGCTGGACTACCTGCGCGAGGACGAGGTCACCGTGCACGGCAAGCGGCTCGCCCGCCTCTACGGCGAGCTGGACCTGCTGGCGTCGGAGTGCCTGCGCGAGGGCGTCTGGGAGGGGCTGAACCCCGCCGAACTGGCCGCCTGCGTCTCGGCGTTGGTCTTCGAGGCCCGTCAGTCCGACGACGCGGTGCCGCCGAAGGTGCCGGGCGGTGCGGCGAAGGCGGCGCTGGGCGAGATGGTCCGGATCTGGGGCCGGCTCGACGCGCTGGAGGAGGAGTACCGCATCAACCAGGCCGAGGGCGTGGGGCAGCGCGAACCCGACCTCGGCTTCGCGTGGGCGGCGTACCAGTGGGCCTCGGACAAGAGCCTCGACGAGGTGCTGCGCGAGGCGGAGATGCCGGCCGGTGACTTCGTGCGCTGGTGCAAGCAGGTCATCGACGTCCTCGGGCAGATCGCCGCGGCGGCGCCCGTGAACACCGCTCCGGCGTCCTCGGGGAGCGGGAGCACGGTGGCGCGCAACGCGCGCAAGGCCGTCGACGCCCTGTTGCGGGGTGTAGTGGCCTACAGCTCGCTCGGATAG